A segment of the Mauremys mutica isolate MM-2020 ecotype Southern chromosome 7, ASM2049712v1, whole genome shotgun sequence genome:
TCGGCGGCGTCCTCTACGAGTTCGCCGGCAGGGAGGTGCCCTTCCTGGTGCTGGCCAGCGTCTGCCTGCTGGACTGCCTGCTGCTGCTCACCGTCATCAAGCCCTTCGGCAACCGGGCTCGGGAGAACATGCTCGTGGGCACCCCCATCCACAGGCTCATGATCGACCCCTACATCGCCGTGGTGGCCGGCGCCCTCACCACGTGCAACATCCCCCTGGCCTTCCTGGAGCCCACCATCGCCACGTGGATGAAGAAAAACATGGGCGCCTCCGAGTGGGAGATGGGGGTCACGTGGCTCCCCGCCTTCTTCCCCCACGTGCTGGGCGTCTACATCACCGTCAAACTGGCCGCCAAGTACCCGCACCTGCAGTGGTTCTATGGGGCCCTGGGCATGGTCATCATCGGGGCCAGCTCGTGCACGGTGCCCGCCTGCCGGAACTTCGGGCAGCTCATCGTCCCGCTGTGCGGCATTTGCTTCGGGATCGCCCTGGTGGACACGGCCCTGCTGCCCACGCTTGCCTTCCTCGTGGACGTGCGCCACGTGTCCGTCTACGGCAGCGTCTATGCCATCGCGGATATCTCCTACTCCGTGGCGTATGCCCTGGGGCCCATAGTCGCCAGCCAGATCGTGCACTCGCTAGGCTTTGTGCAGCTGAACCTGGGCATGGGGCTTGCCAACGTGCTTTACGCCCCGGTCCTCCTGCTCCTCAAAAACGTCTGCCAAATGAAAGCCTCTCACTCCGAGAGGaacatcctgctggaggaaggacCCAAAGGGCTCTATGACACCATCAAAATGCAGGAGCGCAAAGGCAAGGGGAAAACCCCCCATCCAGCAGGGGGGATGGAAGGAAATAGCGTGGACTCTTATCACAGAGAGCTGACAGGGGCCTCGGAGGAGGACTCTTCAGACTATGAATACAGTTAGGCTACACTGAGCTGGCAGAACAAAGGTTAAAATGGGTGGGGGGTGTGAAAACATTATTGCCATCTGTTTATGTACCAATGTGCACTATATACAATTTAACCGTTGTCATGCTGTAATGGCTTTCGTCTTCTCGACTTGTTGTAAGTTGGTATTTCCTTAGACATTGGCAGGGGAAAATCACGAAGAAGACTGATTGAATGATGCATTTACATAAATCTGTGGTGGTCCTTCCAAAAACTTTTAGCTGGGGTCTCTTGTGCAAAAGTTTTCTCGAGTTGAAACTCTGTGTGGCATACTGTATATCTCTGTATTAAGGAAGTCTGTAATAAAATTCAGAGTGCATATTCAGGGACTTAAATTTACTAAAGCTTGTATATATGTACTGACACTTTCACTTGGTTTCATAtttaacaacagcaacaaaaatcacATCGTATTATTTCTTCTTTGGGAATCTGCTGTAATCTTTTTTTCTGTTGTGCTGCTACCCGGTAAATGCAATATATTGTATCATGTGTAAGTCCAAATCTACAAGGATAATATGATCTGAATAAATGAAGTTTGAGGGGTCCATGGTCTTTGTTTCATTGTTTTGAGAGCAAGGATATTACTCTAACAAATGTCAAGAAGTTCCCTATAACATCAACCTCGTTTATTTCTTAAGATCGATTCAATAAAGATAAAACCCTGGGGTGGAATCTCTGTCAATCTTTGAATTCTATGTAAAAATGTTCCTAAAGAAAATGTGTACTGAATTGCAAACACGGCATCAAACATCTCTGCGTACAGTGTCTTGGTATTAAgatattgttttttttttgttcgttttgttttgtttaaacagCACTTTTCCAATAAAGACTTTAAATACTCAAATGCTTCCGAATTTTGCATTTTCCGCGGGTAGATTTATGGTAAGGAAAATGTAATACTTTGCCCAGAATGTAGTCCCGTCTATATCACATAATTATAATCTATGGGGATAAAATAcacaataatacctagctcttatacaaCGCTTtctatagatctcaaagcgcttcacaAAGGATGTCAGTATCACAGGCTGAAAAGGGCGAAGGTGATTTATTCAAAGGTATCCGAATGATAGACCCTTTGGTCCAAACGCAAATATGAAACTGAAGCTTACATTGTTTTTCCTGTACATGTCCCCCTTGCTTATAGGTCGCTACAATACATCGTTTATTTAAAGGTCCATCCATCTATTAGACAAAACAAACGGCTTCTTTTCTAAAAAATAAAGAATCCACTATTAGAGTGTATATTAACTGGTGTAGTTCCCTCTAGCTTCCTAGATAAATGAAGAAACAGCAAACCATTCATCAATTTCACTTGGTCATCAAGGTCTCTGATTGACATAGGGCGTTATGATAGCAGCTTTCGGAGCCTCAGAGTCCCTGCTCAGAGGAACAAATAATGAAAACGCTGCTTTGTAGTGGCATTTCGGTTTCGGTAACAAAGAATCAATAATGACCGTAGGACCAAGTTGAGTCCCACATTTATAAAATAAAGCTCAGTTTTGGCAATTGCCAAAAAGAAGAAGATTTAAGGATGTAATAAATCTTTTTGCTCGGAGTCAGATAACTGGGATTTCTCTGGCATCCTTCCACAGTGCTATTGGTAATAGGATAAATCTGTTGTGGCTTTTAGTTAATGTAACTGAAAACTTGCGTTCTTTTCAGAGTGACTAGATTCAAATGATCATTTGGTTGTGTGTGCGGGTAAGGAGGGTTAGCCAGTGTAGCAATATTTACAAACCCAGGGACTGCACACTAACCAAACACCCACattctgatttcattttaaaccagCCGAAAAAGAGAGTGCTTACCTTTTTCAGGACAGATAATTTGTTAAAAAACAGAGTCTGATGACTTGCCCAGCTATGACGCAAGGGGATCAAATAATTTTTCTACAGAACTCCGATTCTTATTATTCAAAACCCTTTTGTTAACCATCTTCGTCAACAGACTAGTACTACTTTAAACACTGGGTGCAGAGGGTATTTAATAAGCTCTCTCGAAATGCACTGCCAATTGCTCCTTAGAATGAAGCCCGCACCCCCGGAGCTAGCGGGCTAAAGATTTAGAAATAAAATACGACTCTATTCTAATGAACGCGGGGAATAAAGACCTGACTTGGTCAAAGGAgaagcttagggtgaccagatgtcccgattttatagggacagtcccgatttgggggtatttttcttatataggcgcctgttaccccccacccgctgtcctgatttttcacattagcTGCTATtgtttaaggggggaggggaggcggaaGAACTTGCCTTACAACTGAATTAAAGGCAGAAAAAATGGGGAACTGACTTTTTCCTTGGAATCAGAGCTGTTTATTTCCCTCCCACTCCTTTACCCTCAGTAACACCGTTAATCATACAATGAACGCCAAAGAAAAGAACTTTAAGTAAAGCTAGGAAGCGTTGCCTAGGAGAGGCGCTATCCTTCAACCTGCTACTTTAAGAGCTGGAGAGTATTAAGGCTTCCCAATGGGGCCGGGGAAGCAGATCAGGAATCAGGAGGGGTCAGTGCACATGTATATTGCGTACCCATTTGCGTGTGTTCCCTTTTCCCTTCTCAGACAGCCGCACGTGGCAGGTTAATCTAAGAGCCAAGCAACGAATGACCGAAAGAAAATGTGGCTTTATCAAAGTCAGCGCAGAAGGGGGACCCTGCCGCCCCTTCACCAGCTTTCCACTCGGAAAGAGGCGCCTTCCGTTTGAAATACACGCCATGGGGGGAGGCCCAGTAACTTATGGCAGCCCCCTCCCGGGCACTAGTCGCTGAGAGAGGCTAGCGCCATGTTGCTTTTAAATGCACAATCTGCTGCTGGGATAGGGACAGCAAACAATGCAAAACCCCTGCCGCTGGCCCCGGAGAGGAGGATGCTCCCCTCGTGTCCAGCCTGTAGGAAAGCTGAACTCTAGCTGGAGGATGGTTTGAGGTTGGGCTGGGTTGCTTTAGGGGAGGCCTCTCAGACTTGCACGaataggaagggagggagggaggagttagACAGGCAGACCTGAGGTTCTCCCAACGCCAGTGTGTGTGTCCAGAAGGAAAGGGAGACGTGGAAGTACCTTGGACAGAGCAAAAGCAGGCTCCAAAGCCTCCACGATGCCCAGAGCGCTTCTGAGCCCGCAAGAAGCGTTTTGAAGCCTGAaatatccacccctccccccccgtttccctctgctcctgaCATTTGCGTTTGAAACTTCGACTTCAATCAACTCGCTGGACCAGGTAAGGGGCGTTCAGCGCTCGCGGGCACTGATGCACTCAAGAGTTGTTCGCGCTCACGTCAGGGGTGCGTGTCAGAGGCTCTTTAGCTTGTGCCTTTTCCTACCTTTGCACCAGACAGATGTGTCCTTCTCACAccggtgtgtgtgcgcgcgcgttgGACTCATTTTACAGCAGGCACTGTTCCGTAGAATGAGGAGTGGGACTATTTACATCCGTTTTTACACGTTGTAGACGCCTCAGTTTATAATCAATTTAACACCCCGAGCGCAGAGCAACGGTTAGGGGAAGATTTGACTTTTATTGCTGTTATTAATTTGCTCTGCTGCTAACCATttattatgttggtgtagttgGCAAGTTCCATTAATCTCTGTCTATTCCAGCGCGTTAAATCATCTCCTCAAAGGGACTGGCTGCAGGCAGCATCTTTGCTGtccctttaaatatttatataggcTGCCTCCTCCCAGCCGAGCTCAAGCGCTTGGAAGATCGGGAAGATTGTCAAGGTGTCAGAACCAGGGCTGGGTCTATAACTCAGTGCTCCTCCCTTTCTGAGCGCTTCCTTGCGGACACCTGTGTCTTTGTGGGTGGGTTTGCATCAGACGAATCCGCCTAGTGGTGCCAGCCAGGGGTGGCAGCAGCGCACCAAGCGTGTGGCTGGGGCGGCAAGCTCCGGGGGGCAGTGTGCTGGTCGCCCtgggggcagcagtcaggcaggcgtctgcgggaggtccgcttcGGCGGCAGTTCCGcggcgggaccggcagatcacccgcaggcgcgccgccgaaggccgcctcactgccctgcttggggctgcaaaaaacaCAGCGCAGCCCCTGGTGccagccccagaggtggctgcactaaCACCGCCGCGGGTGGGACCAGGGGCGGGTTCTGGACTCAAGTGGAAGAGCCAATCTCGATAGCAAACTCTTTCCCAAGGACTCGGGGCAGGCGGGAGTTTACCTGGCTTCCCCGCGCAGCAGACACTGGGCAGTGCCAGCAGCTTAGGCCAGTTACTTTCAGCACAGCTGGAGCGCAATAACTTTTTATTCACTGCAGAAACTCAAGGCAGGTGTTCCGCGCCTCGCCCCCCCAGCGCAAAGCCTAAAGTTAATCTGCTTTCCGCGGTTACCCATTGCTAGTCTGTAGCCTCCCTCGGGATCGCCTAGAAAGGAGGGGTGAGACCCGCGAAGGGATGGACGCAGAAGCCCAATGGATGGAAAGGGGATTagccaggggcagggccagagagGCTCCCGCGGggatgggaaggggcagaggaagaAGGAAGCAGGATAATGCCGGCTGCGGGCAAAGCGAAAGCTAAAGGTAGCCGCCGGCTTGGGAGAGCAGCGAGATATCCCGGCTCCAGGGGCTCAGCGCCGCGCAGAGGGAGCGGACCGATCAGCGGGAGCGGCCCTCCGCCCTGTAACCCGGAGCGGTCACCCCATCCCTCTTCCAGTGCCCCCATGCGggcgcccgccccgccccgccccctgcccgggagcccagcccagcacgCGGCCCTCTGCAGCAGCCCGAGGCACGGAGCTCTCCGCCCTGCGCTGCCCAAGGGATTGAGGCCTTGGTGCGGAGACCTTCCAATGCCTCCTCCGCGCGCCTACCCCCGGCCAATATTCCCTCTATCGCTCGCTCTCGCGCAGCTTGTCGGGATCCCACCCAACACCGCCAGAGAGGAAGGTTAGATGCTGGGTTCGCACTAGTAGCTCTCATTCCGTCGGGGGAGGTATTCCACCCAGGGCTATAGCCCTCGAAGTCTTCTTTCCCCTGCCCAGCTGACTTCGCGGATCCTTGAGTTGTTCATCTGGCATATCCTGGGCCTGGCTGCACAACGCTTGAGAGGCCTGGTTAGCTCCCAAGAAAACAGCGCCGAGAAATGCTGAGGGTCTCTCACAAAGTGCTGAGAGTCCTCAATCCCCACTGAGGTCATTGGGAGTTGAAGTGGATCAGGACCTTGTAGGAGGCACTTGACATATTGAGGGATCAGGCCCATTGCTCATTGAGACACACTGCAAAAATCTACTGGGTCAGCTTGATCTATCTCATAGCGAATCCAGGATTGCTGCCTGCCTTGTGTACTAGTTCTTGCAATGTAGCTATAAATGCCTCAAGGGATGAAAGCTTAATGTCTTCACTCTTCAGTTTCTCCTAACATGCTGCCTAAATGTTCCCCTTCATAATTTCATCCCAGTACTTATATACCCTTCCACCACATAACATAATTAAAGAAGTCTAATATGAAAAAGAAGAGCAAAAGATTTAATTGTGATTTCACACTAGTCATTATATATCAAGCAATGACCATATGACTGGCTGAGACTTAAATTAGGCATTAAATAGCCCTGACTTTAGCTTTTTCAAACATTTAACAAGCCATAGTAATGCAAAGCTCAAAGTGCATACTCTTGATAACAAAGAGAATAAGCATGACTGGTTATGAGCTGCTTGTGTAAAACTACCACTACAGTATAAATTGCAAGAAGTAATTTTAACTGATACCTAAATCCTATCTATTGACTCCAATAATGAGTTGCAAACAAACCCAAATAAGTGGATTAGATGGGTCAGTCTTTCTCTGTTATTTGCTAAAGAAGAGGTCAGTCTTCTCTGTTGTGGATTTTTGCTGCTGCTTTGAAGCACGATGAACAATCACTACATGATTCCTGCAAATGTCAGCATCCTGCTGAAAAACATGGAGTTAACTGAAGGAACAGTGGGAGTGTGCTTCAGCCACCCATAATCAAAGACATGAAAATTAATTTTGGCCCAATAACTTTGACAATGTTCCTTTCAATCAGAGTGATTAACTATAAAGTCATCTTGCTTTTCTCTGGGATTTTCCATCATTAGGGGCAACATTTGTTTTCCTTGTACAACATTTAAgtgaagtaatgggcttaatctgcagcaagagagtcTTAGTTTAAATATTAGAAATAACTAATATTTAAACTAaaactctcttgctgcagattaagcccattacttcttgtccttccttcagtggacatgaagaacaaacAATATATATCATGTAAAAGGACTTGGAATAATATGGGAAATCTGACACTGTGGttgcttttgttttgtctctTCCGTGGATAGAGTCTCACTTGCAGTCGCAAATACTGTCAATCTAGCATCTCTCACAAATCCTGACTTCACTTAAATGTTGTACAAGGAAGACAAACGTTGCCCCTAATgatggcttccaagggaggttgtggaatccccatcaccggaggtttttaagaacagggtggacaaacaactgtcagggatgatctacaCTGACTTAGTACTGCCTCAGTGTAGGGGATTGGACTTGATGGCTGAGGTCCCTTcgagccctacatttctataattctatgattttatTCACCCCAGGGGCTTTGCCTTTGCTAGGTTTTTCCACAGACATAGAACAAACATGTACTTTGAGATTGCATGACATTTATTTCAACTTAAAGGAAACAATAAGGAAAGAAGGAAAGTCTGCCTGCAAGAGCACCACGTGTGTGCGT
Coding sequences within it:
- the SLC18A3 gene encoding vesicular acetylcholine transporter, which produces MATEGGAGLAKSAVEKLSDAMGEKTKQLGTAMQDVHRQRRLILVIVCVALFLDNMLYMVIVPIMPSYIAMWEAQESNASGANAKAANASRTKAMLGPAYPPENEDIKIGVLFASKAILQLLVNPLSGTFIDRVGYDIPLLIGLTVMFLSTIIFALAENYATLFAARSLQGLGSAFADTSGIAMIADKYTEESERSRALGIALAFISFGSLVAPPFGGVLYEFAGREVPFLVLASVCLLDCLLLLTVIKPFGNRARENMLVGTPIHRLMIDPYIAVVAGALTTCNIPLAFLEPTIATWMKKNMGASEWEMGVTWLPAFFPHVLGVYITVKLAAKYPHLQWFYGALGMVIIGASSCTVPACRNFGQLIVPLCGICFGIALVDTALLPTLAFLVDVRHVSVYGSVYAIADISYSVAYALGPIVASQIVHSLGFVQLNLGMGLANVLYAPVLLLLKNVCQMKASHSERNILLEEGPKGLYDTIKMQERKGKGKTPHPAGGMEGNSVDSYHRELTGASEEDSSDYEYS